One genomic region from Pseudoduganella dura encodes:
- a CDS encoding SMP-30/gluconolactonase/LRE family protein, which produces MANPSIERIDGVHCATGESPAWDAAARAWYWVDIPAKRVWRLAAAGKARSWDLPEMAGCVAPRARGGLVAGMETGMYDVDLFDNGTVATTLLGKPADLGPGMRFNDGRTDRQGRFWSGTMFMDMAAAKDIGQLYRYDGNGLSQPVVSGLLTQNGLSWSPDGKTMYLSDSHPKSRLVWAFDYDTATGTPSNRRVFANLADHVGRPDGAVVDADGCYWICANDAGALLRFTPQGKLDRRIDVPFAKPSMCTFGGPDLRTMIVTSIVSGKPEDAEWGGSVILLNPGVQGLADASCAF; this is translated from the coding sequence ATGGCGAACCCGTCGATCGAGCGTATCGACGGCGTGCATTGCGCGACGGGCGAAAGCCCGGCGTGGGATGCCGCCGCCCGGGCGTGGTACTGGGTCGACATTCCCGCGAAACGCGTCTGGCGGCTCGCTGCCGCCGGCAAGGCGCGTTCGTGGGACCTGCCGGAGATGGCCGGCTGCGTGGCACCCCGTGCCCGCGGCGGGCTGGTCGCCGGCATGGAAACGGGGATGTACGATGTCGACCTGTTCGACAATGGCACGGTGGCCACCACGCTGCTGGGCAAGCCGGCCGATCTCGGACCCGGCATGCGCTTCAACGATGGCCGCACCGACCGCCAGGGCCGCTTCTGGAGCGGCACCATGTTCATGGACATGGCTGCCGCGAAGGACATCGGGCAGCTGTACCGCTACGATGGCAACGGCCTGTCGCAACCGGTGGTGTCCGGCCTGCTGACGCAGAACGGCCTGTCGTGGTCGCCCGATGGCAAGACGATGTACCTGTCCGATTCGCATCCGAAGAGCCGCCTGGTGTGGGCCTTCGACTACGACACCGCCACGGGTACTCCGTCGAACCGCCGGGTGTTCGCGAACCTGGCCGATCACGTGGGCCGTCCCGACGGCGCCGTGGTCGACGCCGATGGCTGTTACTGGATCTGCGCCAACGACGCCGGCGCCCTGCTCCGCTTCACGCCGCAGGGCAAGCTGGACCGCCGCATCGACGTGCCGTTCGCGAAACCGTCGATGTGCACGTTCGGCGGGCCGGATCTGCGCACGATGATCGTTACCTCGATCGTTTCCGGCAAGCCGGAAGATGCCGAATGGGGTGGCAGTGTCATCTTGCTGAACCCGGGTGTGCAGGGGCTGGCGGACGCTTCTTGCGCGTTCTGA
- a CDS encoding aldehyde dehydrogenase (NADP(+)) yields MQQIKGEMIIGRSTVSGKEGSVKAIDPSRNEQIEPAFGLASQAELDLACKLADEAFDRYRETTPEQRAKFLETIADRITDLGATLIERAMQETGLPQARLEGERGRTCNQLRLFAKVVRDGRYLSATLDSALPDRAPAPRSDIRLRKIGLGPVAVFGASNFPLAFSVAGGDTASALAAGCPVIVKAHSAHLGTSELVAKAVQQAAIECDMPEGVFSMLIGSGQTIGQNLVSNPAIKAVGFTGSRAGGVALMKTAAAREEPIPVYAEMSSINPVFFLEGALASNEKLPQQFADSLTLGAGQFCTNPGLLIAIDSPALDKFLEGTKVALAAKGAATMLTPGIHSAYNKGVAQLAGIEGVSLIAQGKTSEVPCGAVAALYETSGEHFLAKPELEGEIFGPTSLLIRVKDEAQLVAVAEHVEGQLTAAVHATGNDIAVAKKLLPTLERKAGRILFNGFGTGVEVSHAMVHGGPFPSTSDSRSTSVGASAIDRFLRPVSYQDVPAELLPAALDSANSLGIPRVVDGELVLK; encoded by the coding sequence ATGCAGCAGATTAAAGGTGAAATGATCATTGGCCGCTCGACCGTGAGCGGCAAGGAAGGCTCCGTCAAGGCCATCGATCCGTCTCGCAACGAGCAGATCGAACCGGCTTTCGGCCTGGCTTCCCAGGCCGAGCTGGACCTGGCCTGCAAGCTGGCGGACGAGGCGTTCGATCGCTACCGCGAAACGACGCCGGAACAGCGCGCCAAGTTCCTGGAAACGATCGCCGACCGCATTACCGACCTGGGCGCGACCCTGATCGAACGTGCGATGCAGGAAACGGGTCTGCCGCAGGCCCGCCTGGAAGGCGAGCGTGGCCGCACCTGCAATCAGCTGCGCCTGTTCGCAAAAGTCGTGCGTGACGGCCGCTACCTGAGCGCCACGCTGGACTCGGCGCTGCCGGACCGCGCACCGGCACCGCGTTCGGACATCCGCCTGCGCAAGATCGGCCTGGGCCCGGTTGCCGTGTTTGGCGCCAGCAACTTCCCGCTGGCGTTCTCCGTGGCCGGTGGCGACACCGCGTCCGCGCTGGCCGCAGGCTGCCCGGTGATCGTCAAGGCGCACTCGGCCCACCTGGGCACGTCCGAGCTGGTGGCGAAGGCCGTGCAGCAGGCCGCCATCGAGTGCGACATGCCTGAAGGCGTGTTCTCGATGCTGATCGGTTCGGGCCAGACGATCGGCCAGAACCTGGTGAGCAATCCGGCCATCAAGGCGGTGGGCTTCACCGGTTCGCGCGCCGGCGGCGTGGCACTGATGAAAACCGCGGCAGCGCGCGAAGAGCCGATCCCTGTGTATGCAGAGATGAGCTCGATCAACCCGGTATTCTTCCTGGAAGGCGCGCTGGCGTCGAACGAAAAGCTGCCACAGCAATTCGCCGATTCGCTGACGCTGGGCGCAGGCCAGTTCTGCACCAACCCGGGCCTGTTGATCGCGATCGATTCGCCGGCACTGGACAAGTTCCTGGAAGGCACCAAGGTTGCGCTGGCAGCCAAAGGCGCCGCCACGATGCTGACCCCGGGCATCCACTCCGCGTACAACAAGGGCGTGGCACAACTGGCGGGCATCGAAGGCGTGTCGCTGATCGCCCAGGGCAAGACGAGCGAAGTGCCGTGCGGCGCGGTTGCTGCACTGTACGAAACCTCGGGTGAACATTTCCTGGCCAAGCCGGAACTGGAAGGCGAGATCTTTGGCCCGACGTCGCTGCTGATCCGGGTGAAAGACGAAGCCCAGCTGGTAGCGGTAGCAGAACACGTCGAAGGTCAGCTGACCGCCGCCGTGCACGCTACGGGCAACGACATCGCCGTGGCGAAAAAACTGCTGCCGACGCTGGAACGCAAGGCCGGCCGCATCCTGTTCAACGGCTTCGGCACCGGCGTGGAAGTGTCGCACGCGATGGTGCACGGCGGCCCGTTCCCGTCCACGTCCGACAGCCGCTCCACCTCGGTGGGCGCCTCCGCGATCGACCGCTTCCTGCGGCCGGTTTCGTACCAGGACGTGCCGGCCGAGCTGCTGCCGGCCGCGCTGGACAGCGCCAACTCGCTGGGCATCCCGCGCGTCGTCGACGGCGAGCTGGTGCTGAAGTAA
- the kdgD gene encoding 5-dehydro-4-deoxyglucarate dehydratase, which produces MQPLEIQKVLNHGLLSFPVTDFDQEGNFRADTYAKRLEWLAPYGATALFAAGGTGEFFSLTPNEYTDVIKTAVDTCRGVVPILAGAGGPTRQAIAYAQEAEKVGAQGILLLPHYLTEASQDGLVRHVEEVCKSVDFGVVVYNRGACRLTADSLEKLADRNPNLIGFKDGIGDIELMMSIWRRLGDRFSYLGGLPTAEIYAAAYKALGVPVYSSAVFNFMPKLAMDFYHAVANDDRETQNRLIDEFFLPYLAIRNRKAGYAVSIVKAGAKIAGYDAGPVRAPLTDLNEEEVAMLEKLMRAQGPQ; this is translated from the coding sequence ATGCAACCGTTAGAAATCCAGAAAGTCCTGAACCATGGCCTGCTGTCGTTCCCGGTCACCGACTTCGACCAGGAAGGCAACTTCCGCGCGGATACGTACGCGAAGCGCCTGGAATGGCTGGCTCCATACGGCGCAACCGCCCTGTTCGCCGCCGGCGGCACGGGTGAGTTCTTCTCGCTGACCCCGAACGAATACACCGACGTCATCAAGACCGCCGTCGACACCTGCCGCGGCGTGGTGCCGATCCTGGCCGGTGCCGGTGGCCCGACCCGTCAGGCGATCGCCTACGCACAGGAAGCGGAAAAAGTCGGCGCGCAAGGCATCCTGCTGCTGCCGCACTACCTGACCGAAGCCAGCCAGGACGGCTTGGTGCGCCACGTGGAAGAAGTCTGCAAATCCGTCGATTTCGGCGTGGTCGTGTACAACCGCGGCGCCTGCCGCCTGACCGCCGATTCGCTGGAAAAGCTGGCTGACCGCAACCCGAACCTGATCGGCTTCAAGGACGGCATCGGCGACATCGAACTGATGATGTCGATCTGGCGCCGTCTGGGCGACCGCTTCAGCTACCTGGGCGGCCTGCCGACCGCGGAGATTTATGCGGCCGCGTACAAAGCTCTCGGAGTCCCTGTATACTCGTCCGCTGTCTTCAACTTCATGCCGAAGCTGGCGATGGACTTCTACCACGCTGTCGCCAACGACGACCGCGAGACCCAGAACCGTCTGATCGACGAATTCTTCCTGCCGTACCTGGCCATCCGCAACCGCAAGGCCGGCTACGCCGTCTCGATCGTGAAGGCTGGTGCGAAGATTGCAGGCTACGATGCCGGTCCGGTGCGTGCACCGCTGACCGACCTGAATGAAGAAGAAGTCGCGATGCTGGAAAAACTGATGCGTGCCCAGGGCCCGCAGTAA
- a CDS encoding FadR/GntR family transcriptional regulator, translated as MRMTDTIATTAAPKKRHRNLAQGVVESIGASIREGVLKPGEKLPTESVIMELHGVSRTVVREAISHLQAAGLVETRHGIGTFVLEPPAPGLLISPDTIRTIEDVLAILELRISLETEAAWLAAARRTEEQSREMGEALQRILQGGSVEADVQFHMLIAQATGNRYFVDILTHLGTTIIPRARVNSAQLAHDEPSAYLQRVNREHEDIFHAIERRDPEGARAAMRTHLSNSRERLRKAQEESAGG; from the coding sequence ATGCGCATGACCGACACGATCGCCACAACCGCCGCGCCGAAAAAGCGCCACCGCAACCTTGCCCAGGGCGTGGTGGAAAGCATTGGCGCGAGCATCCGGGAAGGCGTGCTGAAGCCGGGCGAAAAACTGCCCACGGAATCGGTGATCATGGAACTGCACGGCGTAAGCCGCACCGTGGTGCGCGAGGCGATCTCGCACCTGCAGGCGGCCGGGCTGGTGGAAACGCGGCATGGCATCGGCACCTTCGTGCTGGAACCGCCGGCGCCGGGGCTGCTGATTTCGCCGGATACGATCCGCACGATCGAAGATGTGCTGGCGATCCTGGAACTGCGCATCAGCCTGGAAACGGAAGCCGCCTGGCTGGCCGCCGCGCGCCGCACCGAAGAGCAGTCGCGCGAGATGGGCGAAGCGTTGCAGCGCATCCTGCAGGGCGGCTCGGTCGAGGCGGACGTGCAGTTCCACATGCTGATCGCCCAGGCCACGGGCAACCGCTACTTCGTCGACATCCTCACGCACCTGGGCACCACCATCATCCCGCGCGCCCGCGTCAATTCGGCGCAGCTGGCGCACGACGAGCCGTCGGCCTACCTGCAGCGCGTGAACCGCGAACACGAAGACATCTTCCATGCCATCGAGCGCCGGGACCCGGAAGGCGCCCGCGCCGCGATGCGCACCCACCTCTCCAACAGCCGCGAACGGCTGCGCAAGGCGCAGGAAGAAAGCGCCGGCGGCTGA
- a CDS encoding LysR family transcriptional regulator, producing the protein MFDLKQLRCFVTVATELNFRRAAERLNMTQPPLTRQIQLLEHELGVQLLERTKHSVKPTTAGQVFLVDAMRLLNLAEQAANTVRRASKGETGRVRVGFTGAAGHEIVPKLLAAAKRALPDIDVVVHELVSAAQIEAFAADAIDLGIMRPLGSRQKLESFLVEVEPLIVVLPAAHALAGCESIDLASLDRQPFIMHSPDDGKYFHDRTMSLFWSAKVMPDFVQYIDQTPTIISMVRAGLGAAIVPASARRFNFDSVVFRPIPGDAISAEMIMAWRADQAIPAVTALRLMAQDYFATPGH; encoded by the coding sequence ATGTTCGATCTGAAGCAATTGCGCTGTTTCGTCACGGTGGCCACGGAACTCAACTTCCGGCGCGCCGCGGAACGCCTCAACATGACCCAGCCGCCGCTGACGCGGCAGATCCAGCTGCTCGAACATGAACTGGGGGTGCAACTGCTCGAACGCACGAAGCACTCGGTGAAGCCGACGACCGCCGGGCAGGTATTCCTGGTCGATGCGATGCGGCTGCTGAACCTGGCCGAACAGGCCGCCAATACGGTGCGGCGGGCCAGCAAGGGGGAAACCGGCAGGGTGCGGGTAGGGTTCACGGGCGCCGCCGGGCATGAGATCGTACCGAAACTGCTGGCGGCCGCGAAACGGGCGTTACCGGATATCGATGTGGTGGTTCATGAGCTGGTGTCGGCGGCGCAGATCGAAGCCTTCGCGGCGGATGCGATCGACCTGGGCATCATGCGCCCGCTCGGCTCGCGGCAGAAGCTCGAATCCTTCCTGGTCGAGGTCGAGCCGTTGATCGTGGTGCTCCCGGCGGCGCATGCGCTGGCCGGCTGCGAAAGCATCGACCTGGCCAGCCTGGACCGCCAGCCGTTCATCATGCATTCGCCCGACGACGGCAAATACTTCCATGACCGGACCATGAGCCTGTTCTGGTCCGCGAAAGTGATGCCCGATTTCGTGCAGTACATCGACCAGACGCCCACCATCATTTCCATGGTCAGGGCCGGCCTGGGCGCGGCGATCGTGCCGGCATCGGCCAGGCGGTTCAATTTCGATAGCGTGGTGTTCCGGCCGATCCCGGGCGATGCGATCTCGGCCGAGATGATCATGGCCTGGCGCGCGGACCAGGCCATCCCGGCCGTCACGGCGCTCAGGCTGATGGCGCAGGATTACTTCGCCACCCCGGGGCATTGA
- a CDS encoding 2-hydroxyacid dehydrogenase gives MKPGILQLSPILIPAISERLNELYTVHRLFEHEDKGAYVREIGATIRGVVSGGHTGISNALMDQLPALQVVAINGVGTDAVDLAYARERRIAVTATFGALTEDVADLAIGLLIATCRGICSGDRVVREGLWAQNPHPGAIPLSRRFSGMRVGIVGMGRVGRAVATRAAAFGCPVSYTDLHAMDDLPWRFVADVRELARGSDALVLAAAADKAEGIIDAAVLDALGKDGYLVNIARGKLVNEPDLVAALQEGRIAGAGLDVFVDEPNVPAPLRALDRVVLQAHRASATVETRTAMGEMVLASLAQALAGQRPENSLTT, from the coding sequence ATGAAACCTGGCATTTTGCAGCTGAGCCCCATCCTGATTCCCGCGATCAGCGAGCGCTTGAACGAGCTCTACACCGTGCACCGCCTGTTCGAGCACGAAGACAAGGGTGCCTACGTCCGGGAAATCGGCGCCACGATCCGCGGCGTCGTGTCCGGCGGGCATACCGGGATCAGCAATGCGTTGATGGACCAGTTGCCGGCCCTGCAGGTGGTGGCGATCAACGGCGTGGGCACCGATGCCGTCGACCTGGCCTATGCCCGCGAGCGCCGCATCGCCGTGACGGCCACGTTCGGCGCGCTGACCGAGGATGTGGCCGACCTTGCCATCGGCCTGCTGATCGCGACCTGCCGCGGCATCTGTTCCGGCGACCGCGTGGTGCGCGAAGGCCTGTGGGCGCAGAATCCCCATCCCGGCGCCATTCCGCTGTCGCGCCGGTTCAGCGGCATGCGCGTCGGCATCGTCGGCATGGGCCGGGTGGGCCGCGCGGTCGCCACGCGGGCCGCCGCGTTCGGGTGCCCGGTCAGCTACACGGACCTGCACGCGATGGACGACCTGCCCTGGCGCTTTGTCGCCGATGTGCGGGAACTCGCCCGGGGGAGCGACGCGCTGGTGCTGGCCGCCGCGGCCGACAAGGCGGAAGGCATCATCGATGCCGCCGTGCTCGACGCGCTCGGCAAGGATGGCTACCTGGTCAATATCGCCCGCGGCAAACTGGTCAACGAACCGGACCTGGTCGCCGCCCTGCAGGAAGGCCGCATCGCGGGTGCGGGGCTCGACGTGTTCGTCGACGAACCCAACGTGCCGGCCCCGCTGCGGGCGCTGGACCGGGTCGTGCTGCAGGCGCACCGCGCCAGCGCCACGGTTGAAACCCGCACCGCGATGGGCGAAATGGTGCTGGCCAGCCTGGCCCAGGCGCTTGCCGGGCAACGGCCGGAGAACAGCCTCACCACTTGA
- a CDS encoding MFS transporter: MEQVKAIRDEVDRKIAPAAAPARVGRYRWVVLGLIFVIWAIACADRANLGIALPYMKKEYGISNTEAGMIISLFSFAYGVVQIPAGLLYKRLSNKVTGALFPVFMILTSVFTGLMGTTSSVFLLKFFRIGLGISEGPLGIGCTNIINRWFPAREKGTATGLWLTASKLGPLIVPSVCVVVIEVWGWREIFYVFAIPGILLSILWIFTVTNTPEESRFCSKAECDYIRSEAGLAVGEPASSAVRRQYNLAWLDTLIRTRKVPQLNTLRHVFTSWNILGAAIGYGCMIGITNIFMSWIPTYLVEVKGFTSIKMGFLASAPFLGAVMGNLLGGLVSDRLLGKRRKPLMMLSAFGTIFMMLALVNAPDNAAYLGFTLFMAGLTVSAGFGGYAVYPMGLASKASYPVSFGIINSVGQVGGACAPLFAGMLLDTYSWSAVFTYMGCSALVCLLILFTIVEPVIEPEKSA, translated from the coding sequence ATGGAACAGGTCAAAGCAATCCGTGACGAGGTGGACAGGAAAATCGCGCCGGCCGCGGCGCCGGCCAGGGTGGGCCGTTACCGGTGGGTGGTGCTCGGGCTGATCTTCGTGATCTGGGCGATCGCCTGTGCCGACCGCGCCAATCTCGGCATCGCCCTGCCGTACATGAAAAAGGAATACGGCATCAGCAATACCGAAGCCGGCATGATCATCAGCCTTTTCTCGTTCGCCTACGGCGTGGTGCAGATCCCGGCCGGCCTGCTCTACAAGCGGCTGAGCAACAAGGTGACGGGGGCGCTGTTCCCCGTTTTCATGATCCTCACATCCGTCTTCACGGGGCTGATGGGCACGACGTCGTCGGTATTCCTGCTGAAGTTTTTCCGGATAGGCCTGGGCATTTCGGAGGGCCCGCTGGGCATCGGCTGCACCAACATCATCAACCGCTGGTTTCCGGCCAGGGAGAAGGGCACGGCCACCGGACTGTGGCTGACGGCATCAAAGCTCGGGCCCCTGATCGTGCCGTCGGTGTGCGTGGTCGTGATCGAAGTGTGGGGCTGGCGCGAAATCTTCTATGTGTTCGCCATTCCGGGAATACTGCTGTCGATCCTGTGGATCTTCACGGTGACCAATACCCCCGAGGAAAGCAGGTTCTGCTCGAAAGCCGAATGCGACTACATCCGCAGCGAGGCGGGGCTGGCGGTCGGCGAGCCTGCATCGTCGGCGGTGCGCAGGCAATACAACCTGGCCTGGCTGGACACGCTGATCAGGACCAGGAAGGTTCCGCAGCTGAACACGCTTCGCCATGTCTTTACATCGTGGAACATCCTGGGGGCGGCCATCGGCTACGGCTGCATGATCGGCATCACCAATATCTTCATGTCGTGGATCCCCACCTACCTGGTCGAAGTGAAAGGCTTCACGTCGATCAAGATGGGCTTCCTGGCTTCGGCGCCTTTCCTGGGCGCGGTGATGGGCAACCTGCTGGGCGGGCTCGTTTCCGACCGGCTGCTGGGAAAACGGCGCAAGCCGCTGATGATGCTCAGCGCCTTCGGCACCATTTTCATGATGCTGGCGCTGGTCAACGCGCCCGACAATGCCGCATACCTGGGCTTTACCCTGTTCATGGCGGGCCTCACCGTCAGCGCGGGCTTCGGCGGCTATGCCGTGTACCCGATGGGCCTGGCCAGCAAGGCGAGCTACCCGGTTTCCTTCGGCATCATCAATTCCGTCGGGCAGGTCGGCGGTGCATGCGCGCCGCTGTTTGCCGGCATGCTGCTCGACACGTACAGCTGGAGCGCCGTCTTCACCTACATGGGGTGCAGCGCGCTGGTTTGTCTCCTGATCCTGTTCACCATCGTCGAACCGGTGATCGAGCCGGAAAAGTCCGCGTAG
- a CDS encoding porin produces MNKTAAMLLMCGAAAAQAQTSVTLYGIVDAAVVGESGGSAGHVAKVTSGAASASRIGFRGTEDLGNGLAAIFTLETGTRIDTGEVDAAGAIFNRQAFVGLKGRFGTVAIGRQFTPYHTTLVNVVDPFGTSYAGRAGNLFPDSGTNVRTSNTITYAMPRSRGIDAELAYSAGEQADSSAGRQFGGAIGYTAGPLAVRLAYNSKNSDVAASAGTAAIDRSQGRNLLLGASYQLGRIRLHAGYGVDKGDNSAPLANAGNPYGGVKPTASTDGRELLLGFSAPAGPGNLMFSAMHKDDRTGFDQDAGAWGVAYLVPLSKRTGVYGAYGHVRNRNGAGYTVGNNTESGSGSTGYNLGLRHTF; encoded by the coding sequence TTGAACAAGACAGCAGCCATGCTCCTCATGTGCGGCGCCGCCGCCGCGCAAGCCCAGACATCGGTCACGCTCTACGGCATTGTCGACGCGGCCGTCGTCGGTGAAAGCGGCGGCAGCGCCGGCCATGTCGCCAAGGTGACCAGCGGGGCGGCGTCCGCCTCGCGCATCGGCTTTCGCGGCACCGAAGACCTGGGCAACGGCCTGGCGGCCATTTTCACCCTCGAAACCGGTACCAGGATCGATACCGGCGAGGTGGACGCCGCCGGCGCGATCTTCAACCGCCAGGCCTTTGTCGGCCTGAAGGGACGCTTCGGCACGGTCGCCATCGGGCGCCAGTTCACGCCGTATCACACCACGCTGGTCAACGTGGTGGACCCGTTCGGCACCAGCTATGCCGGCAGGGCAGGGAACCTGTTCCCGGATTCGGGCACCAATGTCCGCACCAGCAATACGATCACGTACGCGATGCCCCGTTCGCGCGGCATCGATGCCGAACTGGCGTACAGCGCCGGCGAGCAGGCGGATTCCTCCGCGGGGCGCCAGTTCGGCGGCGCGATCGGCTACACGGCGGGCCCGCTGGCGGTGCGGCTCGCCTATAACAGCAAGAATTCCGATGTGGCCGCCAGTGCCGGCACGGCGGCGATCGACCGTTCGCAAGGCCGCAACCTGCTGCTCGGCGCCAGCTACCAGCTTGGCCGCATCCGGCTGCATGCCGGCTACGGCGTGGACAAGGGCGACAACAGCGCACCCCTGGCCAATGCCGGCAATCCCTACGGCGGCGTGAAACCCACCGCGTCCACCGACGGCCGCGAGCTGCTCCTCGGCTTCAGCGCACCGGCCGGCCCGGGCAACCTGATGTTCTCGGCCATGCACAAGGACGACCGCACCGGCTTCGACCAGGATGCCGGCGCCTGGGGCGTCGCCTACCTGGTCCCGCTGTCGAAACGTACCGGCGTGTATGGCGCCTACGGGCACGTACGGAACCGCAACGGCGCGGGCTACACGGTGGGGAACAACACGGAATCGGGCAGCGGCAGCACCGGCTACAACCTCGGCCTGCGCCACACGTTCTGA
- a CDS encoding cupin domain-containing protein, with product MKNLHTLIATTVLALAASLSTSAHAQMAGLGRADLLKESISVPGKELVQVRVDFAPGIEAPRHSHPGEEVAFVLEGTLEYRIDGQPPVTLKAGQTLFIPAGAVHSARNVHHGESKELATYLVQKNEPLVTLAK from the coding sequence ATGAAAAATCTCCACACCCTGATCGCCACCACGGTGCTCGCCCTGGCCGCATCGCTGTCGACAAGCGCCCATGCGCAGATGGCGGGCCTTGGCCGGGCAGACCTGCTGAAGGAAAGCATCAGCGTGCCCGGCAAGGAGCTGGTGCAGGTGCGGGTGGATTTCGCCCCGGGTATCGAAGCACCCCGGCATTCGCATCCCGGCGAGGAAGTGGCCTTCGTGCTGGAAGGCACGCTGGAATACCGGATCGACGGCCAGCCGCCGGTCACGCTGAAGGCCGGGCAAACGCTGTTCATTCCGGCGGGCGCCGTGCATTCGGCCCGCAATGTGCACCATGGAGAATCGAAGGAACTGGCCACCTATCTCGTGCAGAAAAACGAGCCGCTGGTAACGCTGGCGAAGTAG
- a CDS encoding alpha/beta hydrolase, which yields MQTIQTLRSGAFAAALLLAHAAFAQAQKPAEPAARMDMAAFFAANPPKPAAAATESSIPLLPEGSADSETWETMFGHRTVRNVTRPALYPVRPAAGKANGTALVIAPGGAFLSLSFDTEGMMLAKYLAERGVTCFVLKYRLDPTPKDVGGFMRTVGERMGSAKPRMARGDLIDSKAQPLAQQDGLAAIGWVRGHAGEYGIDPRRIGILGFSAGGMTAMNVATAYDAATRPDFVGVIYGAAPERPVPKDAPPIFIALAADDGLLGHASVPIFEDWRAAGKSAELHVYAAGEHGFGMRGTGTSADHWNEHFVQWLKAARLMP from the coding sequence CCAGGCGCAAAAGCCGGCCGAACCCGCGGCAAGGATGGACATGGCGGCGTTCTTCGCGGCCAATCCGCCGAAGCCCGCCGCCGCCGCCACCGAATCCTCGATACCGCTGCTGCCGGAAGGCTCGGCGGACAGCGAAACCTGGGAAACCATGTTCGGTCACCGTACGGTGCGCAACGTTACCCGGCCGGCGCTTTATCCCGTCAGGCCGGCGGCCGGCAAGGCCAACGGCACGGCACTCGTGATCGCCCCCGGCGGCGCCTTCCTCAGCCTGTCGTTCGACACGGAAGGCATGATGCTGGCGAAATACCTGGCGGAGCGCGGCGTCACCTGCTTCGTGCTGAAGTACCGGCTCGACCCGACACCGAAGGACGTGGGCGGTTTCATGCGCACGGTGGGCGAGCGCATGGGCAGCGCGAAGCCGCGCATGGCACGCGGGGACCTGATCGACAGCAAGGCGCAGCCGCTGGCCCAGCAGGATGGTCTCGCCGCCATCGGCTGGGTGCGCGGCCATGCCGGCGAATACGGGATCGATCCACGGCGGATCGGCATCCTGGGCTTTTCCGCGGGCGGCATGACCGCGATGAACGTGGCCACCGCCTACGACGCCGCGACGCGCCCCGATTTCGTCGGCGTGATCTACGGCGCGGCGCCGGAGCGGCCGGTGCCGAAGGATGCCCCGCCGATCTTCATCGCGCTGGCGGCGGACGACGGCTTGCTGGGGCATGCCAGCGTGCCGATCTTCGAGGACTGGCGCGCGGCGGGCAAGTCGGCCGAACTGCACGTCTACGCGGCGGGCGAGCACGGCTTCGGCATGCGCGGCACCGGCACCAGCGCCGATCACTGGAACGAGCATTTCGTGCAGTGGCTGAAGGCAGCGCGCCTGATGCCCTGA